A single region of the Aurantiacibacter sp. MUD11 genome encodes:
- a CDS encoding 2OG-Fe(II) oxygenase family protein, which yields MTDTRQLFSTPFVIDQLQSEAGIAALRQAIEAERVRDTAGISVSNIGGWHSNTRMLDWGGEAAKALVFKAMTMADEQTVDAKSPEGSRFGWIPELWANVNRKGHANQYHTHPGSFWSAVAYVDDGYEGDDDPALGGELQLLDPRMPMIRMTAPDLRLRDGSGQPMPSEVSIRPRTGMIVMFPSWLQHAVRPFHGEGTRISIAINLIPALKKPH from the coding sequence ATGACCGACACCAGACAGCTCTTCTCGACCCCCTTCGTCATCGACCAGTTGCAGAGCGAGGCCGGCATTGCCGCCTTGCGCCAGGCCATCGAGGCGGAAAGGGTGCGCGATACGGCCGGCATTTCGGTCAGCAATATCGGCGGCTGGCATTCCAACACCCGCATGCTCGACTGGGGTGGGGAGGCAGCCAAGGCGCTGGTGTTCAAGGCCATGACCATGGCCGATGAGCAGACGGTCGACGCCAAGAGCCCGGAAGGCAGCCGGTTCGGCTGGATCCCCGAACTGTGGGCCAATGTGAACCGCAAGGGCCACGCCAACCAGTATCACACCCATCCGGGCAGCTTCTGGTCCGCGGTCGCCTATGTCGACGATGGCTACGAGGGGGACGACGATCCGGCGCTGGGCGGGGAGCTGCAACTGCTCGATCCGCGCATGCCGATGATCCGCATGACCGCGCCCGACCTGCGCCTGCGCGACGGCAGCGGCCAGCCGATGCCCAGCGAGGTGTCGATCCGTCCGCGCACGGGCATGATCGTGATGTTCCCCTCGTGGCTGCAACATGCCGTGCGGCCGTTCCACGGGGAGGGGACGCGCATTTCCATCGCCATCAACCTGATCCCGGCGCTGAAAAAGCCGCACTAG
- a CDS encoding elongation factor P codes for MYKVALTLAAATSLVATNAQAQGQLGTIERGTYVCELPGDAAGAVGIPQPDEGFTIESASRYSSPQGDGTYLRRGDRLIMTSGPRNGDAYEVVGNGFLRKLSNGEPSRLRCIRSGR; via the coding sequence ATGTACAAGGTCGCCCTTACCCTCGCCGCTGCCACCAGTCTCGTGGCCACCAATGCCCAGGCACAGGGGCAGCTCGGCACTATCGAGCGCGGCACCTATGTCTGCGAACTGCCGGGCGATGCGGCCGGAGCGGTTGGGATCCCGCAACCTGACGAGGGCTTCACCATCGAAAGCGCGTCGCGATACTCCTCCCCGCAGGGTGACGGCACCTACCTGCGCCGTGGCGACCGGCTGATCATGACCAGCGGCCCACGCAATGGCGATGCCTACGAAGTGGTCGGGAACGGTTTCCTGCGCAAGCTCTCGAATGGCGAGCCGAGCCGACTGCGCTGCATTCGCAGCGGTCGTTGA
- a CDS encoding GNAT family N-acetyltransferase, whose protein sequence is MSIRRAVDADRTAIAELHAASWLDSYRELLSEEFLGEIHQRLGAHWAQVEIGEQDLLLLAEEQGEAVGFLFARDGEPVFINTLHVRPGHRSGGVGAQLMATAARHFREQGRQGAYLDVLTTNARAIAFYQRLGGIPGGVKEKLVGGSMLPNLRIDFPDLATIIAAT, encoded by the coding sequence GTGAGCATACGCCGCGCGGTCGATGCAGACCGGACGGCCATCGCTGAACTGCACGCGGCCAGCTGGCTGGACAGCTATCGCGAGTTGCTGTCGGAGGAGTTCCTCGGCGAAATCCACCAGCGGCTCGGCGCGCACTGGGCGCAGGTCGAGATCGGCGAGCAGGACCTGCTGCTGCTGGCGGAGGAGCAGGGCGAGGCTGTCGGCTTCCTCTTCGCCCGCGATGGAGAGCCGGTGTTCATCAACACGCTGCACGTGCGGCCCGGCCACCGGTCCGGCGGCGTGGGTGCCCAGCTGATGGCGACTGCCGCCCGCCATTTCCGCGAGCAGGGGCGGCAGGGCGCCTATCTCGACGTGCTCACCACCAACGCGCGGGCGATTGCCTTCTACCAGCGGCTGGGCGGCATTCCGGGCGGCGTGAAGGAAAAGCTGGTCGGCGGTTCCATGCTGCCCAACCTGCGTATCGACTTCCCCGACCTTGCGACTATCATCGCCGCAACATGA
- the efp gene encoding elongation factor P — protein MKISGVDIRPGNIIEYEGGIWKVAKIQHTQPGKGGAYMQVEMKNLMDGRKTNVRFRSADTVEKVRLDTKDYQFLYEDGDMLVFMDADTYEQINLPSDLLGDARPFLQDGMQVQLELWEEKPISVQLPQQVEAEIVEADAVVKGQTASSSYKPAVLDNGVRIMVPPHIESGTRIVVDVYEQAYVGKAS, from the coding sequence ATGAAGATCAGCGGCGTGGACATTCGTCCCGGCAACATCATCGAATATGAAGGCGGCATCTGGAAAGTCGCGAAGATCCAGCACACCCAGCCCGGGAAGGGCGGCGCCTACATGCAGGTCGAAATGAAGAACCTGATGGACGGTCGCAAGACCAATGTGCGCTTCCGCAGTGCCGATACTGTCGAAAAAGTTCGTCTGGATACAAAGGACTATCAGTTCCTTTACGAGGATGGCGATATGTTGGTGTTCATGGACGCCGACACCTACGAGCAGATCAACCTGCCGTCCGACCTGCTGGGCGATGCTCGCCCGTTCCTGCAGGATGGCATGCAGGTACAGCTGGAGCTGTGGGAGGAAAAACCCATCAGCGTGCAGCTGCCGCAGCAGGTCGAAGCCGAGATCGTCGAGGCCGACGCTGTGGTGAAGGGGCAGACCGCCTCGTCCAGCTACAAGCCGGCCGTGCTCGACAATGGCGTTCGCATCATGGTGCCGCCGCATATCGAAAGCGGCACGCGTATCGTGGTAGACGTTTACGAGCAGGCCTACGTGGGGAAGGCCAGTTAA
- a CDS encoding M23 family metallopeptidase codes for MASAFVEKVQVAAITATLVSAGWIVAGAFVLDRQESAGIEQQLALKQSPLPEVSTEAATAERDAAPERLEVSTPPENQTASLMIPVLNVAATDLVDNFTDERGGGVRLHEAIDIMAPEGTSVVAAAPGTVERMFQSATGGNTVYVRSEDRETIYYYAHLDEYAPGLNEGQQVRRGQRLGTVGSSGAADPAAPHLHFEIMRTSGDAEWWEPSTSINPYPLLVRSQR; via the coding sequence ATGGCAAGTGCATTCGTTGAAAAGGTCCAGGTGGCCGCGATCACCGCCACGCTCGTCTCCGCGGGCTGGATCGTCGCGGGCGCCTTCGTGCTCGACAGGCAGGAATCGGCGGGCATCGAGCAGCAGCTGGCGCTGAAGCAGAGCCCCTTGCCGGAAGTCTCGACCGAGGCGGCGACGGCCGAGCGGGACGCGGCTCCCGAAAGGCTGGAGGTCTCCACCCCGCCTGAAAACCAGACGGCCAGCCTGATGATCCCCGTGCTCAATGTTGCGGCGACGGACCTGGTCGATAACTTCACCGACGAGCGCGGCGGCGGGGTGCGGTTGCACGAGGCGATCGACATCATGGCGCCGGAAGGCACATCGGTGGTCGCGGCGGCGCCCGGTACGGTGGAACGCATGTTCCAGTCGGCTACGGGCGGCAACACGGTCTACGTGCGCTCCGAGGATCGCGAGACGATCTACTACTATGCCCACCTCGACGAATATGCGCCGGGCTTGAACGAGGGCCAGCAGGTCCGGCGCGGACAGCGCCTGGGCACGGTCGGCTCAAGCGGTGCCGCTGATCCTGCGGCGCCGCACCTGCATTTCGAGATCATGCGGACGTCGGGGGATGCCGAATGGTGGGAGCCGTCGACCTCGATCAACCCCTATCCGCTGCTGGTGCGCAGCCAGCGCTAG
- the gap gene encoding type I glyceraldehyde-3-phosphate dehydrogenase, with translation MATKVSINGFGRIGRLVARALLERDDHDFELVAINDLADTNANALLFGFDSTHGRFPGTVEVDGSDLVVNGKRIAVTSERDPGNLPHGEMGVDIVLECTGFFQSHEASKPHLDAGAKRVLISAPAKNVSATVVYGVNHDVLTAEDVIVSNASCTTNCLSPVAKVLHDTVGIERGFMTTIHSYTNDQRMLDQMHSDMRRARGGAQNMIPTTTGAARAVGLVLPELAGKLDGSSVRVPTPNVSLIDLVFQPKRDTTAEEMNEALKAAAEGPMKGVLDYTDKPLVSSDFNHHPASSTVDSLETAVLEGKLARVVSWYDNEWGFSNRMIDTAGVMAKFL, from the coding sequence ATGGCGACCAAGGTTTCGATCAACGGTTTCGGACGTATCGGCCGACTTGTTGCGCGCGCCCTGCTGGAGCGTGACGATCACGATTTCGAACTCGTGGCGATCAACGATCTGGCCGACACCAACGCCAACGCCCTGCTGTTCGGTTTCGACAGCACGCACGGTCGCTTCCCCGGCACGGTGGAAGTGGACGGCAGCGACCTGGTGGTGAACGGCAAGCGCATCGCCGTCACCAGCGAGCGCGACCCCGGCAACCTGCCGCACGGCGAGATGGGCGTCGACATCGTGCTGGAGTGCACCGGCTTCTTCCAGAGCCACGAGGCATCCAAGCCGCACCTCGACGCCGGCGCCAAGCGCGTGCTGATCTCGGCCCCGGCCAAGAACGTTTCCGCCACCGTCGTCTACGGCGTGAACCACGACGTGCTGACCGCCGAGGACGTGATCGTTTCCAACGCCAGCTGCACCACCAACTGCCTGTCGCCGGTCGCCAAGGTGCTGCACGATACCGTGGGTATCGAGCGCGGCTTCATGACCACGATCCACAGCTACACCAACGACCAGCGCATGCTCGACCAGATGCACAGCGACATGCGCCGTGCCCGTGGCGGTGCGCAGAACATGATCCCGACCACCACCGGCGCCGCCCGCGCCGTCGGCCTGGTGCTGCCCGAACTGGCCGGCAAGCTGGACGGTTCCTCGGTCCGCGTGCCGACGCCGAACGTCTCGCTGATCGACCTGGTGTTCCAGCCCAAGCGCGACACCACCGCCGAGGAGATGAACGAAGCGCTGAAGGCCGCCGCCGAAGGCCCGATGAAGGGCGTGCTGGACTACACGGACAAGCCGCTGGTCAGCAGCGACTTCAACCACCACCCGGCATCCTCCACCGTCGACAGCCTGGAAACCGCCGTGCTCGAAGGCAAGCTGGCCCGCGTGGTGAGCTGGTACGACAACGAGTGGGGCTTCTCCAACCGCATGATCGACACCGCCGGAGTGATGGCGAAGTTCCTCTAA
- the thiE gene encoding thiamine phosphate synthase encodes MTEPTCQLYLISPLDVGGDFPDRLDRALAAGMGLATAFQFRVKDVDQHEAARLAAPLQEICAAHDVGFIVNDSVALAKRLKADGVHLGQSDGDVREAREELGRDVQIGVTCHASRHLAMEAGDAGADYVAFGAFFPSETKASEHRPEPALLSWWSSLFEIPCVAIGGITPDNCAPLVEAGADFLAVSHAIWGGDEVAAIKAFAEVIGSET; translated from the coding sequence ATGACCGAACCCACCTGCCAGCTCTACCTGATCTCGCCGCTCGACGTGGGCGGTGATTTTCCTGACCGGCTCGACCGCGCGTTGGCGGCAGGGATGGGGCTGGCGACGGCCTTCCAGTTCCGCGTGAAGGATGTCGACCAGCACGAGGCCGCACGGCTGGCGGCGCCGCTGCAGGAAATCTGCGCCGCGCACGATGTCGGCTTCATCGTCAACGACAGTGTCGCCCTGGCCAAGCGGCTGAAGGCAGACGGTGTGCACCTCGGCCAAAGCGACGGCGACGTGCGCGAAGCGCGCGAGGAACTCGGCCGCGACGTGCAGATCGGTGTCACCTGCCACGCCAGCCGCCACCTGGCGATGGAAGCGGGCGACGCCGGGGCGGACTACGTCGCTTTCGGCGCCTTCTTCCCAAGCGAGACCAAGGCCAGCGAACACCGTCCGGAACCGGCGCTGCTAAGCTGGTGGTCCAGCCTGTTCGAAATTCCCTGTGTGGCCATTGGCGGAATCACGCCGGATAATTGCGCGCCGCTGGTCGAGGCCGGAGCCGACTTCCTTGCAGTGTCGCACGCGATCTGGGGAGGCGACGAGGTGGCAGCGATAAAGGCCTTCGCCGAGGTGATCGGCTCGGAAACCTGA
- a CDS encoding phosphoglycerate kinase: protein MADFKTLDDLPEDLSGKRALVRVDLNLPMAEGRATDLTRARAVAPTILELAGRGAKVLLLAHFGRPKGERHSTLSMSYVQGAIEEVLDKEVMFIPEVAGPVAAQAVDILGPGDIGLMENTRFWPGEEANDPEFAKAIAANGDFYVNDAFSAAHRAHATTEGLAHLLPAYAGRAMQKELEALDAALGTPNPPVAAVVGGAKVSTKLAVLENLVTKVQHLIIGGGMANTFLAANGVDVGKSLCEHDLTDTARAILDAADKADCTVHLPYDVVVAKEFAANPPSLRTCNVHEVAADEMILDVGPQAVEALGDVLKTCRTVVWNGPLGAFETPPFDEATVALARTAAALTQDGSLTSVAGGGDTVAALAHAGVADDVTYISTAGGAFLEWMEGKELPGVAALSA from the coding sequence ATGGCCGATTTCAAGACCCTCGACGACTTGCCGGAGGACCTCTCCGGCAAGCGTGCGCTCGTGCGCGTCGATCTCAACCTGCCGATGGCCGAAGGGCGGGCGACCGACCTGACCCGCGCCCGCGCCGTCGCCCCGACCATCCTCGAACTGGCCGGGCGCGGCGCGAAGGTGCTGCTGCTCGCCCATTTCGGGCGGCCCAAGGGGGAGCGTCACTCGACCCTGTCGATGAGCTATGTGCAGGGCGCCATCGAAGAGGTGCTGGACAAGGAAGTGATGTTCATCCCCGAGGTGGCCGGTCCGGTCGCCGCGCAAGCGGTGGATATCCTTGGCCCCGGCGATATCGGCCTGATGGAAAACACCCGCTTCTGGCCGGGCGAGGAAGCCAACGATCCCGAATTCGCCAAGGCGATTGCCGCCAACGGCGATTTCTACGTCAACGATGCCTTCTCCGCCGCGCACCGCGCCCATGCCACGACCGAGGGGCTGGCGCACCTGCTGCCGGCCTATGCCGGGCGCGCCATGCAGAAGGAACTGGAAGCGCTCGACGCGGCGCTGGGCACGCCCAACCCGCCGGTCGCCGCCGTGGTGGGCGGTGCCAAGGTCAGCACCAAGCTGGCCGTGCTCGAAAACCTCGTCACCAAGGTGCAGCACCTGATCATCGGTGGCGGCATGGCCAACACCTTCCTCGCCGCCAACGGCGTGGATGTGGGCAAGAGCCTGTGCGAGCACGACCTGACCGATACGGCGCGCGCCATCCTCGATGCCGCCGACAAGGCCGATTGCACCGTGCACCTGCCCTATGACGTCGTGGTGGCGAAGGAATTTGCCGCCAATCCGCCAAGCCTGCGCACCTGCAACGTGCACGAAGTGGCCGCTGACGAGATGATCCTCGACGTCGGCCCGCAGGCGGTCGAGGCGCTGGGCGACGTCCTCAAAACCTGCCGTACGGTCGTCTGGAACGGCCCGCTGGGTGCCTTCGAAACGCCGCCCTTCGACGAAGCGACGGTGGCGCTGGCGCGGACGGCTGCGGCATTGACGCAGGACGGCTCGCTCACCTCGGTCGCCGGTGGCGGCGACACGGTGGCGGCGCTGGCCCATGCCGGTGTTGCCGACGATGTCACCTACATCTCCACCGCGGGCGGTGCCTTCCTCGAATGGATGGAAGGCAAGGAGCTTCCGGGCGTGGCGGCACTTTCCGCGTGA
- a CDS encoding inositol monophosphatase family protein has translation MAAISGLIRVMEKAARKAGGRLRRDFGEVEHLQVSHKGPSDFVSKADRAAERTIYDELKQARPDWGFLLEESGEIDMDPDQPRFIVDPLDGTSNFLHGIPHFAISIAVQEPKLGGGGWGDVIAGVIYQPITDETFWAEKSRGAWLHDARLRVSGRRKLGESLIATGMPYQGHGNFAEWSKIYGHVGPNVAGVRRFGAASLDMAWVAAGRFDGFWESDLSPWDTAAGCLLVREAGGFVSDYRGRSQPICDAQVIAANDQLHSRLHKQIAEALK, from the coding sequence TTGGCTGCAATTTCCGGACTTATCCGCGTGATGGAAAAGGCTGCCCGCAAGGCGGGTGGCCGGTTGCGTCGCGACTTCGGCGAAGTCGAACACCTGCAAGTGAGCCACAAGGGACCGTCCGATTTCGTGTCCAAGGCTGACCGCGCGGCAGAGCGCACCATCTACGACGAGCTCAAGCAGGCGCGTCCCGATTGGGGATTCCTGCTGGAAGAGTCGGGCGAAATCGACATGGATCCCGACCAGCCGCGCTTCATCGTCGACCCGCTCGACGGCACCAGCAATTTCCTCCACGGCATTCCGCATTTCGCGATCTCGATCGCGGTGCAGGAACCCAAGCTCGGCGGTGGTGGCTGGGGCGATGTGATCGCCGGCGTCATCTACCAGCCGATCACGGACGAGACCTTCTGGGCCGAGAAATCCCGCGGCGCGTGGCTGCACGATGCGCGCCTGCGCGTATCGGGGCGCCGCAAACTGGGCGAATCGCTGATCGCCACCGGCATGCCCTACCAGGGGCACGGCAACTTCGCCGAGTGGAGCAAGATCTACGGTCACGTCGGCCCGAATGTCGCCGGCGTCCGTCGCTTCGGTGCGGCTTCGCTCGACATGGCATGGGTTGCCGCCGGGCGTTTCGACGGCTTCTGGGAAAGCGACCTGTCGCCCTGGGATACCGCCGCAGGCTGCCTGCTGGTGCGTGAGGCCGGCGGCTTCGTTTCGGACTATCGCGGCCGTTCGCAGCCGATCTGCGATGCGCAGGTGATCGCGGCGAACGACCAGCTCCACTCGCGCCTGCACAAGCAGATTGCCGAAGCGCTCAAGTAG
- a CDS encoding fructose bisphosphate aldolase, translated as MTTQDFAAKFAAGNGFIAALDQSGGSTPKALRGYGISDDQWSGDDEMFAEIHKMRSRVITSPCFGNGKVIGAILFEKTMDGAVDGKPAPEALKERGIAPFIKVDQGLAEEADGVQLMKPLDKLDALLEKSVAKGMYGTKMRSVIKSANAKGIAAIVAQQFEVGNRIIAAGLMPILEPEFDITAEDREAGEDILKAEILKHLDAQESPVMLKLSIPVKPGHYQELVDHPMVLSVVALSGGYTTDEACAELAKNPGMIASFSRATLQDLRVDQSDAEFDAALGQAIDKIHAASVA; from the coding sequence ATGACCACCCAGGATTTTGCCGCCAAGTTCGCCGCCGGAAACGGCTTCATCGCCGCTCTCGACCAGTCGGGCGGATCCACTCCGAAGGCGCTCCGCGGCTACGGCATCAGCGACGATCAGTGGTCGGGCGATGACGAGATGTTCGCCGAGATCCACAAGATGCGCAGCCGGGTGATCACCTCGCCCTGCTTCGGTAACGGCAAGGTCATCGGCGCGATCCTGTTCGAGAAGACCATGGACGGCGCCGTCGATGGCAAACCGGCTCCGGAGGCGCTGAAGGAACGCGGCATCGCTCCCTTCATCAAGGTGGACCAGGGCCTGGCCGAAGAGGCTGACGGAGTGCAGCTGATGAAGCCGCTCGACAAGCTGGATGCGCTGCTGGAGAAGTCCGTCGCCAAGGGCATGTACGGCACCAAGATGCGCTCGGTCATCAAGTCCGCCAATGCCAAGGGCATCGCCGCCATCGTCGCGCAGCAGTTCGAGGTGGGCAATCGCATCATCGCTGCCGGCCTGATGCCGATCCTGGAACCCGAATTCGACATCACCGCCGAGGATCGCGAAGCGGGTGAGGACATCCTCAAGGCGGAAATCCTCAAGCACCTCGATGCGCAGGAAAGCCCGGTGATGCTCAAGCTCTCGATCCCGGTGAAGCCGGGCCATTACCAGGAGCTGGTGGACCATCCCATGGTGCTGAGTGTGGTGGCCCTGTCGGGCGGCTACACCACCGACGAGGCTTGCGCCGAACTGGCCAAGAACCCCGGCATGATCGCCAGCTTCAGCCGCGCCACCCTGCAGGACCTGCGGGTGGACCAGAGCGATGCGGAATTCGACGCTGCGCTGGGCCAGGCGATCGACAAGATCCACGCAGCCAGCGTAGCCTGA
- the tkt gene encoding transketolase, which yields MSDDTARFTNMANAVRALSMDAVQAANSGHPGMPMGMADVATVLWSDFLKFDPKAPDWADRDRFVLSAGHGSMLIYSLLHLSGYEAPTLEDIKNFRQLGSPCAGHPENFLLPGVEATTGPLGQGLAMAVGMAMAERHLNATFGDDLVDHRTWVIAGDGCLMEGVNHEAIGLAGHLKLGRLIVLWDDNDITIDGKVSLSSSEDIPARYEATGWHVVACDGHDYADIRRALNEAVAETDKPTLVRCTTVIGKGAPNKQGTSATHGSPLGEDEVAAARNTLGWDHPPFVVPDDIRANWLATGTRGATARAEWQTRFDASADKAEFSRRMAGELPSGDKVAKAFHKWLESAEKVATRKASENALDVLNPLVPELLGGSADLTGSNNTKAGGIGPFSADDYSGRYVYYGIREFGMSAAMNGMALHGGVIPYGGTFLIFTDYARGAIRLSALQQVRVIYVMTHDSIGLGEDGPTHQPVEHLQSLRAMPNLLVMRPADRVETAECWQLAIAQPDRPSVIALSRQGLPQVRNAPDETDMCAHGGYRLKRAGNKRRVVLVATGSEVSLALDCAERLEKEGVGADVVSMVCTELFDEQDAAYRADILPADALKVSIEAGTTFGWERYTGTDGLNFGLDRFGASAPAGELFKKFGLTADAIVPAIINKLND from the coding sequence ATGAGCGACGACACCGCCCGTTTCACCAACATGGCCAATGCCGTCCGCGCCCTTTCGATGGACGCGGTGCAGGCTGCAAATTCGGGGCACCCCGGCATGCCGATGGGCATGGCCGACGTGGCCACCGTGCTGTGGAGCGACTTCCTCAAGTTCGACCCCAAGGCGCCCGACTGGGCCGACCGCGACCGCTTCGTGCTGAGCGCGGGCCACGGCTCGATGTTGATCTACTCGCTGCTGCACCTGTCGGGCTACGAAGCGCCGACGCTGGAAGACATCAAGAACTTCCGCCAGCTCGGCAGCCCCTGTGCCGGCCACCCGGAAAACTTCCTGCTGCCGGGCGTCGAAGCCACCACCGGCCCGCTGGGCCAAGGCCTGGCCATGGCCGTGGGCATGGCCATGGCGGAACGCCACCTCAATGCCACCTTCGGGGATGACCTGGTCGACCATCGCACCTGGGTGATCGCCGGCGACGGTTGCCTGATGGAAGGCGTGAACCACGAGGCGATCGGCCTTGCCGGGCACCTGAAGCTGGGCCGCCTGATCGTGCTGTGGGACGACAACGACATCACCATCGACGGCAAGGTCTCGCTGTCCTCTTCCGAAGACATTCCGGCGCGCTACGAGGCGACCGGCTGGCACGTCGTCGCCTGCGACGGACATGACTATGCCGACATTCGCCGCGCGCTGAACGAGGCCGTGGCCGAAACGGACAAGCCGACGCTGGTCCGTTGCACCACCGTCATCGGCAAGGGCGCGCCCAACAAGCAGGGCACCAGCGCCACCCACGGGTCGCCGCTGGGCGAGGACGAGGTCGCCGCCGCCCGCAATACGCTGGGCTGGGACCACCCGCCCTTCGTCGTGCCGGACGACATTCGCGCCAACTGGCTGGCAACCGGCACCCGCGGCGCCACCGCGCGCGCCGAATGGCAGACCCGCTTCGACGCGTCCGCCGACAAGGCCGAATTCTCGCGCCGCATGGCAGGTGAACTGCCGTCGGGCGACAAGGTCGCCAAGGCCTTCCACAAGTGGCTGGAGAGCGCCGAGAAGGTCGCCACCCGCAAGGCCAGCGAGAACGCGCTCGACGTGCTCAACCCGCTGGTTCCCGAACTGCTGGGCGGCAGCGCCGACCTGACCGGTTCGAACAACACCAAGGCGGGCGGCATCGGCCCCTTCAGCGCGGACGATTATTCCGGCCGCTACGTCTATTACGGCATCCGCGAATTCGGCATGTCGGCGGCGATGAACGGCATGGCGCTGCACGGGGGCGTGATCCCCTATGGCGGCACCTTCCTGATCTTCACCGACTACGCCCGCGGCGCGATCCGCCTGTCGGCCTTGCAGCAGGTCCGCGTGATCTACGTGATGACGCATGACAGCATCGGCCTGGGCGAAGACGGCCCGACCCACCAGCCGGTGGAGCACCTGCAGTCCCTGCGCGCCATGCCCAACCTGCTGGTGATGCGCCCCGCCGACCGGGTCGAGACGGCCGAGTGCTGGCAGCTTGCCATCGCCCAGCCGGATCGTCCCTCGGTCATCGCGCTCAGCCGCCAGGGCCTGCCGCAGGTCCGCAACGCGCCCGACGAGACCGACATGTGCGCGCATGGCGGCTATCGCCTGAAGCGCGCCGGCAACAAGCGCCGCGTGGTGCTGGTCGCCACCGGTTCCGAAGTCTCGCTGGCGCTCGACTGCGCCGAGCGGCTGGAGAAGGAAGGCGTGGGCGCGGACGTCGTGTCGATGGTCTGCACCGAGCTGTTCGACGAGCAGGACGCGGCCTATCGCGCCGATATCCTGCCGGCCGACGCGCTGAAGGTCAGCATCGAGGCGGGCACCACCTTCGGCTGGGAACGCTACACCGGCACCGATGGCCTCAACTTCGGGCTCGACCGCTTCGGCGCCTCCGCCCCGGCGGGCGAGCTGTTCAAGAAGTTCGGCCTCACCGCCGATGCCATCGTCCCGGCAATCATCAACAAATTGAACGACTAA